Below is a window of Solanum stenotomum isolate F172 chromosome 7, ASM1918654v1, whole genome shotgun sequence DNA.
ATATATGGTGCATTGCTCATTACCCCTGAAACCCTAAGCTGCATGTCACCACAAACCAATAATAACCATAAGTGATTGTTCAAAAATTGACTGATTTCTAGTAGTGATTGTtcgtgatttttttaatataggaAAGTAGCTAGGTTAGTCATACATATTTgccaaaataatttgaattcatgTGTATGTCTCAATTAACGGGAAAGGTGCTCCTACTAGGGCTAATTCAAACCAAAATTAACCTCTGATTAAAGGATCTCATCATCACAAAggtagtatatatattttgcaGCTTACCAATCTATATCAGGGGTGGAGCTACAGCCTAGTAAGGGTGGTCAGATGAACACCCTTCGGCGGAAAATTATATAGGGTATATAGGTAAAATATAGTCTAATATCtgtatatttattaattgaacACTCTTTGAAAAAGCAAAGGCAGATGGTCCAGCGGTAGGCACACTCGTCCACCTCATGAAGGTTTGGGGTTCAATTCCCACTAGCTgcattttttaatacaaatctctttttaaacaaaaaaacacagAAATTTTTGTGCAGGTTACTCatcggtaaaaaaaaaatattttgtgtacTCACTACGCTAGTGTTAAAAGTGAAGATGAAATGTAAACTCAACCCTAATTATGCTATTAAAACTTTTCTTCCaaattaaagttttaatgaTCAAATATTAAGTGAACGTGGGATNtcaggggcggagctacagcCTAGTAAGGGTGGTCAGATGAACACCCTTCGACGAAAAATTATATCGGGTATATAGGCAAAATATAGTCTAATATCtgtatatttattaattgaacactctttgaaaaagtaaagGCAGATGGTCTAGTGGTAGGCACACTCGTCCACCTCATGGAGATTTGGGGTTCAATTCCCACTAGCTgcattttttaatacaaatctctttttaaacaaaaaaaagacagaAATTTTTGTGCAGGTTACTCATcggtaaaaaaatatatattttgtgtacTCACTACGCTAGTGTTAAAAGTGAAGATGAAATGTAAACTCAACCCTAATTATGCTATTAAAACTTTTCTTCCaaattaaagttttaatgaTCAAATATTAAGTGAACGTGGGATACTCTGTGCACTGCATAAACGAAAACCAAaaccttaattaattaggaGAAAATATTACTTACAAGAGCATTTAAGGCTCCAGCCTTGAAACGATGAGGGCTCGATGGTCGCCTCTCACGTGACATATAAACTAATTGTGGCAATTTGCTTTCCTTATCATCATGTATCACCTGCACCTCATAAATACTTGATTATTATTGTTAATCTCACCTTAATTACATTTTGTAACCCTAAATTTTTCTTACATTTGTGTtaacaaatcaaaaaaattaaataaaaaatactataagttaCAATTATCGTcgtattaatatgatgaaaaaaatatatttaaatattggtTAAAGTCTATACAGTTTAACTCTcgcactactaaaaaaacactatttttttcatttaaattttctACTAAAAAATATTCAGTGACTCgtagatattttatttgaatcaataagaaaaaaaaaatatgtctaGCGGCTATTCCTAGTCTTTAagaatctatttttctttatacattttttcaataatttgagattgaaaaattatattttataaaatctctatttttaGTAGTATCAAAAGATagaaacaagtaaaaatgaacgaagAACCTCAATATAGGGTGGTCGATCCATTCTGACGGACCCTTCAACACTACTGGCTTTCTCTACATTTTTCTTGAATACTTCGTATGCCGCCTgcacaataaaataattatatttcactatcttatatatgtataataaaaGTCCATATTACCctttataaaacaataataataaaaaagttcaACCATGGACAAAATGATTGTTGAAATCGCAATTATAAACAGATAAActaaaaacatatattatttaactaTATTGCGTTTTGGGTCgataattttaaagaataataaaagTCTCGATGGTTAATGAGACGAGTGGACTCCTTACAAGGTTTGCGTAATCCTTCTCTGTTTAAACTAATTTTAGAGTGTGAGTTAGATTCAAAACCGTAATTTAACATGATATCAGAtctttttaatgatgattttactacttaatagtaaaaaaatatgataggGATCTATGCCAAACCCTATGTCACCACAAGGTggattaaaaaaacaaaaaaaaagtaggaaGAATAAAGTAATTGATAATGTcattaaatttgaaagaaaaaaaagtaatataattttggaGGTAGTTGCTAAAGATGGCGGTTGGTACCATATTATTGTTCTTAAATTAGTCCGCTAAGATTTTGTTGAACAAGGAAAAATTCAAGGTGACTATTGTatgaatatgttttttttatccTAGTgtgttaattaataatttaatacgctcaaattaaaatgttttaggTCTAAATCACTTCAAGAGTAGAGAGAGATTGTCAAAAGTTGTGATGGAGCATTGggtatgtattttttatttttttttaattgatgattttgagttcGAGTCCAAGAAATTGGAGTCACTTTAGATAAGGAGTATTTATGTTTTAACCTTTGTAATGAAACTTTCTGATGCGAATAAGATTAGTTGGATTTCAATGCGATGAAGTTTTGCATCGGTGATGggagaaataattagttttttgaTAATATCTTGATTAATTCTAATCTTTTGACCTAACTTTTGGAGGTGAAACGTGAGTTAGTCCCTAGATCCATTTTTTAGGGTATCAGAGTCAAGTCTATCATAATTCTTGGTTTACTTGATGTTGGACTTTCATGCTATATTATTCACGCTCTAGATATCTAGTCAAATCATATGAGGGTGTTAAAATCCCCTATCAATTATGGAAATTGGTTTATTTACTGTCATCCTTTACGTAATAACACTTTactatataacaataatatattttctgtGAAATCGATTTTTcatgttatgttttatatataataacattTCATTATAGCAACCAAAAGATAATCATAACAAACAACGTTATTATAAAGAGGTTTGTCTATATATGATTTTGGTCAATCTAATTACCTTGTATACTAACTTTTGGGATTGATTCAGACTGAACGTCTATTTCTGTAGGGTAATATTGGAACATCTTATCATCCaaattaaaagggtaaaaaataattaccttaatattttcctCTTCATTCTTGAATTCATTTCCTCCAAGGATCAAACGTTCATCATCaccaaaagaagagaaaaatgcATCTGGACAAATAGTCTTCACTCCATACTTTCTACAAAAAGGAACCCAAACCCTAGCAAATCCACATGCCTCCTTGATAGCATACAACGTCACGGTGGCACCACCGTCATCGGAGAGATAAACGGAGAGTTTTTTTGATGGATAATCGAGTGACATAGCCGATAAAACCGTGTTCATAACCTCAAGAACCGGTTCCTTAGTAGGATCAGCCGTGCATATAAACACGTCGATGCCCGGTAACTCGGAATCAGCCGGAAGATTTTCCGGCATGACGGACCGAGCTACCGGGTGCCAGCGGAAGGATTGTGTAACTAACCATATTATAGTGAAAATAACCTCAGAAATTGTGATAAGTCCCCATGAAATAATTGATACATCATCTCcttgtaataaattttttattctataGTATAGTAACCCTAATATGGCTGAAAAATGTAACAAAATATGGATTCTACTAAATATTGCACGAGGTTGTTGTAATGTGCGTGTATTTAGATTAGGTGCACCCATGACcgatttcttttttttgcaCTTTGTTTTTGAGTTGGTTTTAATTTATGGAGATGGTATATATTGCTCCTATATATAGGAATTTAAGAAAGAGGGTCTAGGCTAAAAACAAGAActactataaaaaataaaaaaaaagggtcaaaatcgaCGGATAGAGTTGGTTGTTAAGGAAAATTGATGTTAAATTAACGGATTATATTGTACATTATCAATTTGCCTGTTTTGTGAAATTGATAAATAGGATCAATTAAAATTGAGGGACAGTTGATCGATGGATAAggttgatttttcaaaaaaatacacaaaaaatgtagctacttgaaatcaaactcaGCTATTTTCTATGACTTTATTTGGATAATCGACAATTCGATTATACGTGCTGATCTTTGATCAAATATTTCCATTGTTTTTATTTACTCTTCTTgcaattttttcacttcaaaaatcGACCATGTATGTCAGtttttgtaataataataataataattaaaaatcgaGGGACTGCggtgattttctttttaacattttttctaaaagaaaaaccCGATGGACATCTGTCggttttaaaaagtttttttaaaataaaataaaattgatgggTAGGGTCGATTTTTTGGACCGACCCTatccatcattttttttttcattatttttagtaGTGAAGTTGAGGGtttaatttttatgaattcTGAATTTTACGATAGCTACCTTAAGTAATAATAACTGGATTcgaaattacaatttttatatatatcaaataaattccgtaatatatcatataaaatatgaattaaaattaCTAAATCTATCGAATTCATATTTGACCACCTAAAAACAAGTGACaagtattttgttttattggtAGTGATAAATAATGTTAAATGTTGTGAAACGGCATCCTGgtgaaaaatgacaaaataagATTACTTAAAAATGTATAAACGAGCTGTTTTGTGatacttctttttgtttcatttcactaataatattcaatatttactaTGATTAGATTAATTGAGCACccaattttataaaaatgttaaaaagagaataaatatacttaattatattatgtctTAATTAACACGCTCCTTGTGATGAAATAAGTGTGTTTTATATTTTCCAGGTGAAATAAGTAATTTTTGGATGACGATAAACTATGTGTTGATGTTGTTAAAATGTTAAAGAGTGTCACCTCTTTTATAACCTCtatctttctatttttaaaagacaacaacaaaagaacggcaaaaatatatgtatgtgtcaattttaaatttagtcGAGAGTCTATAAAAAACATTCTTTATATCTTTTATGATTGGAATTAATCTGTGTGCACACTATTATCCTCAGACTTAACTGTAAAATTGTATGTGGtatgttattttcattttaaaaatcgaATTATATATGTAGTAGGgtgtttttattatattattcatatgTGATGATTGATGAACTAATTCTCACGTATCTTGAATGTTAATTTGTTCGACTGAATTGTCAGCCAAATATACTGTAAATGAAATGAGATCCCttgcttttatatatatataattttaataaaggaaaatgatatttttaatcttttacgtgtaaaaataaaattttctttagtTGTCAGTCACCTCCTAATAGTTGACCTTGTATAAACGAAAACgactaaaatattattattatttattatcctCCATTTCAAATTGAAAGCCATGTAATGCTAAGATTCTTAATTATGTCGTCTATGAGTATTTAATAGTTAATACCATTAAAGATAATGACTGCAATGTCAATTAGTCCCATTATTTGTCTAAACGTAAGCATGGGATAAGTTTTACtactattattaattaaatatatttccTTTATGCATTTTAGATTAAGTACTCCTTTTACTATACTTTTATGGATAAACTATCTAATTATACGAACATTCAAGTCAGATGCATctagatatatattatttgctaccaaataaaatcaaaataaggagagaggcgagaaaCAACAAAAGGGAGGCGAAcaagatttgtctatgtattcAGATACATTCGAATCACACTTGATATACTAGAATCTAGATACATGTACTtgtatgtatctagtgtgattacATATACGGGATACAAGACACATAGGAGAGTAACGAAATACACAccaattacacctaattttgaccaaCGTATCCCGAAATATGCACCAAAGTCTGATAAGATTTGTAATATTGCAGAAAATAGGAATTTTTTGAAGTTTCATCTTTACTCAAACAATGCAATTGGGGCAAATATCCAACACagaaagttttaaaaaatacatctaGTACATAACATCAATTTTATCAGTCACAGACACTCTTTGATGAAATATAAGTTGGAAATTTCATCCACAGTTTACACAGCTTTGATGTTGACCGAAAAGATTCAGGAAAGAAGTCTGCATGAATCTCGAACAAGGACAGTATATCACCTCTATCATTTGATGAGTAATCGGAAAAGTTTCATGTAATGGAGATACAAAAAGTAAAGGAGTGACTTGCCATGGCTCCTCAAAAGGCATTCTCCAGCTGAACGTAGAACGTAGAATTTGTTGTGTAGAAAAGAAATACTAACTTGTAGTGATCGTTCTCTAAGCAAGTTCTTCAGGATGTGTTTCTCTCAATCGTATCCTAGCTGGAATCCAGAAATAAATCGCAAATATTATTGAAAACACAGCATATGAAAGGAAAAAACGAGTAAATTCTAAGCATGATCAAAGTGGATTTGAATTAGGACAGCAGCTAAAATTTCAATAGGGGTAAGGAATAACCTCAAAGACAGGAAGGATCAAGCCAAACTTCCGAAGCCATCAATTCTTTGTTGATGTTCCATAGTGTTTTACAAACTTCCATGAAGGTGTAACACCATCAGACAGAGGTCTTTTAGATTCCATAAGCTGTTTGAGCCGACTGATTTTGTTTGCAAGTTCCTCTAAATCAAGAATTGCTTCCTCCAATTCATCGGACTCCAACGAATTGAATGGAATTTCACCACTGGTTTTAAACTTGTTGAGTAGGCCCAACACTTTTTGATCCATATCAGTAGGCCCAACACTTTTTGATGCATCATCTCTAATAGAAGAAATGTTTGCAGCTTCTTTTAGTTCAGCAATGTTTGAAAATTGATCAAGTAACTCTTTGGATTCAGAGCCCCTTTTATCATCCAAGGCAGGTAAAAATTTTGCAGAGCTATGAGCAAAGGAAGATGCATAGGATGTGGTTTCTTTTAACATGTCGTTTGATCTGTTTGCAGCATCTTTTGAAATTGTGACGTCCCTTTGTAGGTAACCAGACAAACGAGTATAGAAAGATGAGTTTGACGACGATCCAGTTCTTGCCTGTCTGCCCCTTCTCCCTTTAACTATAGCATGTCCTACAATTAGAACATCAAAATAAGCTGCAATCATAGTTACAAGCCGAAATCGAGTTGGACTTTTTCAGGTAGATAATTCGTATTTAACAGAAAACAAAGATGTGATAATTTTAGTTGGAATGCATTAAAACTGCGATTCAAGTAAACACTCCTAACAATGTACGACAAGATCCAGAGATCACCAACTGTATAAGCTAAATGAGTGCAGAATGAGATTCAATTAATCAGTTTCTTCTGGGAGAAGTGCACAGAGCTGATCAAGATAAACTTACTTGCACCTAGTGTTCCACACCAAACAACATCAACTTACCCTGGTTAAGTTATTTAACGAGGTgaaaatgtatatttatttaatgaGTGGGGGTTAATGTTAACTGCCTATTGATGTGCAATACCACTTGCTTTTACCAGCACAACCAGGTAAGCCTAGGAGATTGAAGAGAGAGCTTTAAAGAGGAATGATAAGCATATTTCAGAATATATATTTAcgtcaaaattaatatattggTTTAAACGTAAATCCATcttaatcttttaaaaaatatatatttgcctCGAAATACAAAGGTAAGGAAGCATGTTCCAAATTAAGCAATATGAGTGCACATAGTAACattatttaaatcatatttacGACCTATGTCAAAGAAAGAAACAGTAACTATTCCAAAAACTACA
It encodes the following:
- the LOC125871689 gene encoding uncharacterized protein LOC125871689; the protein is MDQKYQLPFKVGQTAEARCLEDGYRGAWFQCKIQEISCRGGHWSALLQYFDYPDEKWAWTELYQMGQLMLRPEYPPVHLKNIVSDVSSNSDVTVVVDGTWREGDLVDWLYDDCYWSGQVTKLLYNGKAKIKLLPPPLGEGETYDAFVKDLRPSLDWSPECGWVMPTSQVLSSSCQYPQLLKLVSQGHAIVKGRRGRQARTGSSSNSSFYTRLSGYLQRDVTISKDAANRSNDMLKETTSYASSFAHSSAKFLPALDDKRGSESKELLDQFSNIAELKEAANISSIRDDASKSVGPTDMDQKVLGLLNKFKTSGEIPFNSLESDELEEAILDLEELANKISRLKQLMESKRPLSDGVTPSWKFVKHYGTSTKN